A DNA window from Theobroma cacao cultivar B97-61/B2 chromosome 5, Criollo_cocoa_genome_V2, whole genome shotgun sequence contains the following coding sequences:
- the LOC18599073 gene encoding TBCC domain-containing protein 1, with product MTDPIEPSTSTSDPIPSRSPTTLLHPRREPFEHGLLPIQKLIFTDPVQALTPLKQKHASSSTHRVDSVALADALQISADHARLVLDTLASVLHSESDPLVTARSDDVDSVGADLRDLILFLYIQSYKRLLPRSHKDSAAVADVWPSTSAFDGYLSALSPLQLVRSNSRRFMPSQADEEAHQLSYLQKHLANILSLLSEPVEGEGEESLVLTMEGFEHLGFLIQFGDKGSEGVPLSQAAPFFANSDPDMPAVPVPAAQVHDWLLQNIASSLEHVTEKISAKENGPPSGCDQDVAMADASPSSVKASPSARGPCFIEGVSKSSYVKQASDLKNSSVKVINCHDSVIYILAPLRYATIYGCSDATIVLGAVGKAVRVEHCERVHVIITAKRVCIANCRECVFFLGVNQRPLIVGDNHKLQVAPYNTFYSQLEEHMTEVGIESTINRWDAPLALGVIDPHDSLSHPAGVSDAQAESATRLDPDQFTNFLIPNWFEGESTGSTKDNPFPLPDTYLTSQQRNQKNLGEIKQILREAPLEENRKRELSCALHVYFKDWLYASGNIRQLYCLQGD from the exons ATGACCGACCCCATCGAGCCATCAACGTCAACGAGCGACCCAATTCCGAGTCGGAGCCCGACCACTCTCCTCCACCCGCGACGCGAGCCTTTCGAGCACGGCCTCCTGCCAATCCAGAAGCTCATATTCACCGACCCGGTTCAAGCCCTAACCCCTCTCAAGCAAAAACACGCATCATCTTCAACTCACCGAGTCGACTCGGTGGCCCTCGCTGACGCGCTCCAGATCTCAGCGGACCATGCGCGTCTTGTCCTCGACACTCTCGCCTCGGTGCTACACTCCGAATCCGACCCGCTTGTCACCGCCCGAAGCGACGATGTCGACTCCGTGGGTGCTGATTTGCGTGATCTGATCCTGTTTTTGTATATTCAGTCGTATAAGAGGCTTTTGCCGCGCTCGCACAAGGACTCTGCCGCAGTTGCCGATGTTTGGCCTTCCACGTCAGCATTCGACGGTTACTTGTCGGCCCTTTCGCCTTTGCAG CTTGTTCGCAGCAACAGCCGTCGATTTATGCCATCACAGGCTGATGAAGAGGCCCATCAGCTGTCCTATCTGCAGAAGCACTTAGCAAatattctctctcttttgtcAGAGCCTGTGGAAGGGGAAGGCGAAGAGTCTCTG GTTTTGACCATGGAAGGATTTGAGCACCTTGGGTTTCTGATTCAATTTGGCGATAAGGGATCTGAAGGAGTTCCTTTAAGCCAAGCTGCTCCATTTTTTGCTAATTCAGATCCAGACATGCCTGCTGTTCCTGTTCCAGCGGCACAAGTTCATGATTGGCTTCTACAGAATATAGCTTCTTCTTTGGAACATGTTACTGAAAAAATTTCTGCAAAGGAAAATGGACCTCCAAGTGGTTGTGATCAGGATGTTGCTATGGCTGATGCTAGTCCAAGTTCAGTCAAAGCCTCACCAAGTGCTAGGGGTCCATGTTTCATTGAGGGGGTCTCTAAATCATCATATGTAAAGCAGGCATCTGATCTTAAAAATTCTTCTGTGAAG GTCATTAATTGCCATGATTCAGTCATTTACATTTTAGCGCCTTTGAGATATGCCACCATTTATGGATGCTCTGATGCTACTATAGTTCTTGGAGCTGTTGGCAAG GCAGTACGAGTTGAACACTGTGAACGAGTTCATGTAATTATAACGGCAAAACGAGTCTGCATTGCCAATTGTCGTGAGTGTGTATTCTTTTTGGGAGTGAACCAGCGACCCCTTATTGTTGGTGATAACCACAAGCTGCAG GTGGCACCATATAACACATTCTACTCTCAGTTGGAGGAGCACATGACTGAAGTTGGCATTGAGTCAACTATCAATAGATGGGATGCACCTTTGGCGCTTGGAGTGATTGATCCACACGATTCATTATCTCATCCTGCAGGTGTTTCTGATGCTCAAGCTGAGTCAGCTACACGCCTAGATCCTGATCAGTTTACAAATTTTCTG ATTCCAAACTGGTTTGAAGGTGAATCCACTGGGTCAACAAAGGATAACCCATTCCCCTTGCCTGATACGTACTTGACATCTCAACAGAGAAAT CAAAAGAATTTAGGTGAGATAAAGCAAATATTGAGAGAAGCTCCCCTTGAAGAAAATCGAAAAAGAGAATTATCGTGTGCTCTTCATGTATACTTCAAGGACTGGTTATATG CCTCTGGAAATATCCGTCAGCTCTACTGCCTACAAGGTGACTGA